Proteins encoded by one window of Cylindrospermum stagnale PCC 7417:
- a CDS encoding MBL fold metallo-hydrolase produces MRDSVSSFSRSDAGEAASELECLPYSVQHQDEGVCLLVRMGPHRILLDCGVGDISMLGKELTQSTSLPADLVLISHAHPDHARGSLALHKAFPLLPIYASEVTSKLLPLNWLDNDPEEIPSFCQALPLRSPVELQDGLVVELFPAGHLPGAVAILLTYTTPERAYKLLYTGDFFLSNSRLVEGLRLEELRGLELDVLIIEGTYGTSRHPHRRNQENQLAERINRAIADHCSVLMPTPALGLGQELLMLLRSHHHFTGRDLDIWVDGAVAIGCDAYLELLTHLPPSVQNFARHQPLFWDERVRPRVRRLQPEYRTTVGKSPCIILTDSTNDLGKYCQPETGPWLILLPEKIDIKVNKEYLAPTTIESYLLAQHSDGPGTTQLIHNLRPQHVVFVHGFAAYLADLTGLEELQNRYHVHSPAAGILVELPIGDTFLQPAAPEANYEGELTELGTVITITIPEAITADSRWREFADTGLIEARWQGQELVLRGLSPRELLNQNSDRYTLSDVDCCGTCRYQRGQRCWNPASPLYNFKVTLEGYCPAFEGLSSPDS; encoded by the coding sequence ATGAGGGATAGTGTGTCGTCATTCTCTCGCTCTGATGCTGGGGAAGCAGCTAGTGAATTAGAGTGCTTGCCCTATAGTGTACAGCATCAGGATGAGGGTGTATGTTTATTAGTGCGGATGGGACCACACCGCATCCTGCTAGACTGTGGTGTGGGAGATATTTCAATGCTTGGGAAGGAACTAACGCAATCAACAAGCCTACCAGCAGATTTAGTCTTAATCAGTCATGCCCACCCAGATCATGCGAGAGGATCGCTGGCACTACACAAAGCTTTTCCCCTATTGCCGATCTATGCCAGCGAAGTAACTAGCAAATTATTGCCGCTGAATTGGTTAGACAATGATCCCGAAGAAATTCCGTCATTTTGTCAGGCGCTACCGTTGCGATCGCCTGTAGAATTACAAGACGGTCTAGTGGTGGAATTATTTCCCGCAGGGCATTTACCGGGGGCTGTAGCCATTCTGCTCACCTACACCACCCCAGAACGCGCTTACAAACTACTGTATACAGGGGATTTTTTCTTATCGAACTCCCGGCTGGTAGAAGGTTTGCGCTTAGAGGAATTGCGGGGATTAGAGTTGGATGTGCTGATTATTGAAGGTACTTATGGCACATCCCGTCATCCCCACCGCCGCAATCAAGAAAATCAATTAGCCGAGCGAATTAATCGGGCAATCGCCGACCATTGTTCTGTACTTATGCCCACACCCGCTTTAGGGCTAGGTCAAGAACTGCTAATGTTGTTACGCTCTCATCATCACTTCACGGGACGGGATTTAGATATTTGGGTTGATGGTGCTGTCGCCATTGGGTGCGATGCTTATCTAGAACTGCTAACCCATCTCCCCCCTTCAGTACAGAACTTCGCCCGCCATCAACCTTTATTTTGGGATGAACGGGTACGCCCTCGCGTGCGGCGTCTACAGCCAGAATATCGGACTACAGTGGGCAAATCCCCCTGTATTATCCTTACCGACTCTACAAATGATTTGGGCAAATACTGCCAACCGGAAACAGGCCCTTGGCTGATCCTGCTCCCAGAAAAAATTGATATTAAAGTTAACAAAGAATATTTAGCACCTACCACCATTGAAAGCTATCTTCTCGCCCAGCATAGTGATGGACCGGGTACAACGCAGCTAATTCATAACTTACGACCCCAGCACGTCGTTTTTGTCCACGGCTTTGCCGCCTACTTAGCAGACCTGACCGGCTTGGAAGAGTTACAAAATCGTTACCACGTACATTCTCCAGCAGCGGGGATTTTAGTAGAACTGCCGATTGGCGACACATTTTTACAACCAGCAGCCCCAGAGGCTAACTATGAAGGTGAACTGACAGAGTTAGGAACAGTAATCACAATTACTATCCCGGAAGCAATAACGGCAGATTCCCGTTGGCGGGAATTTGCCGATACAGGTTTAATTGAAGCCCGTTGGCAAGGACAAGAATTAGTATTGCGGGGGTTATCGCCAAGAGAACTGCTTAACCAAAATAGCGATCGCTATACATTGTCTGATGTAGATTGCTGCGGTACTTGCAGATACCAAAGAGGGCAGCGGTGTTGGAACCCCGCATCCCCCTTATATAACTTCAAAGTCACCCTTGAAGGTTACTGTCCTGCCTTTGAAGGCTTATCTAGTCCTGATTCTTGA
- a CDS encoding Tn3 family transposase, protein MPSLAETAYPRLKNQISSKELLEIYTPTDLELQFASQHTKGKVAKLGFLVLLKTFQRLGYFVLVKNVPDAIIKHIVEAVKINFIPQKLENYDRSGTRWRHLTLIRDYLKIIPYGVGARRIIVKSMAQAAQTKNDLADLINVAIEELVHHQYELPIFTTLVRAARRVRATISQIFYRQVADGLNLETKVMLDGLLETSILNLKTPWYELKQDAGKPILKNLKALVERLKWIDEINPAQKLLTDIPDSKVKYFAAEAMTLDAARMKELELNKRYTLTLTLIAIQAARTLDDIAEMFIKRMLKIHFYGQEALTRYRQEHQARSDRLITTLRDVVIAYSSEGQISQKFTAIETVIGESPEQLLEDCEAHIAYAGNNYYPFLWRFYKSHRSTLFQILRWVKLQSTTQDTSLEEAIEFLSKHQGSRKDWLKTIIVENPGTAEEKTRNLLNLDWIPTKWWQLITNQKNRHSYPTRINRKHFEVCVFSQVMWELKSGDLYVEGSDAFADYRKQQISWSDYKATVANYGELVNLPVEGKAFVVHLKEWLSQVASQTDKSFPKNEFVRLEDGKPIIQKTNKKVNQEKVKLIESLIRERLHPVNILDILTDTELWLNWTRFFHPISGYEAKIDHPIARYLTTTFCYGCHLGASQTARSLGAFDHRQVAWVNQRHITEETLDKAITSIINAYNRFSLPKFWGTGKRASADGTKWDIYEQNLLAEYHIRYGGYGGIGYYHVSDTYIALFSHFIPCGVWEAVYILDGLLNNQSEIQPDVIHADTQGQSAPVFGLAYLLGINLMPRIRNWHDLKLYRPTKESRYHHIDGLFSDVVDWDLIETHLPDMLRVVLSIKAGKFTASTILRKLGTYSRHNRLYQSFSELGLVIRTGFLLSYLSDEKLRLTIQAALNKSESFNGFTKWVSFGGSGLIPSNNRDEQRKMIKYNHLVSNCLIFYNVFEMTRILQELIAEGYAIDEEIMGALSPYLTKHINRFGRYSLDLNRKPPDVDYDLSLIPMDVDNS, encoded by the coding sequence GTGCCAAGTCTTGCTGAAACTGCCTATCCCCGACTGAAAAACCAGATTAGTTCCAAAGAACTCTTAGAAATTTATACCCCAACTGACCTTGAACTTCAGTTTGCCAGCCAACATACCAAAGGTAAAGTTGCCAAATTAGGTTTTTTAGTGCTGTTAAAAACTTTTCAGCGATTGGGATACTTTGTTTTAGTCAAAAATGTGCCTGATGCAATTATTAAGCACATTGTTGAGGCAGTTAAAATCAACTTTATTCCCCAAAAGTTGGAGAATTATGATAGATCAGGAACACGCTGGCGACATTTAACTCTAATTCGGGATTATCTCAAAATCATCCCCTATGGTGTCGGTGCAAGGCGAATTATCGTCAAATCAATGGCACAAGCAGCACAAACCAAAAATGACCTAGCTGACTTAATCAATGTAGCGATTGAAGAATTAGTTCATCACCAGTATGAATTACCTATTTTCACAACTTTAGTTCGTGCAGCTAGAAGAGTTAGAGCAACTATTTCTCAAATCTTTTATCGACAAGTAGCAGATGGTTTAAATCTAGAAACTAAGGTCATGCTAGATGGGTTATTGGAGACGAGTATTCTCAATCTCAAAACTCCTTGGTATGAACTCAAACAAGACGCTGGTAAACCCATACTCAAGAATTTAAAAGCATTAGTCGAGCGGTTGAAATGGATAGATGAAATTAATCCAGCTCAGAAACTATTAACAGATATTCCTGATAGCAAGGTTAAATATTTTGCAGCCGAAGCTATGACCTTAGATGCGGCACGCATGAAAGAGCTAGAACTTAATAAACGTTATACATTGACATTAACTTTAATTGCCATTCAAGCCGCAAGAACACTGGATGATATTGCGGAGATGTTCATTAAAAGAATGCTCAAGATTCATTTCTATGGACAGGAGGCATTAACGCGTTATCGTCAAGAACACCAAGCCAGAAGTGACAGATTAATTACGACCTTAAGAGATGTGGTAATTGCTTACTCCAGTGAAGGTCAAATCTCCCAAAAATTCACTGCTATAGAAACAGTTATTGGCGAATCTCCCGAACAGCTTCTAGAAGATTGTGAAGCTCATATTGCCTATGCAGGCAATAATTATTATCCTTTTCTGTGGCGATTTTATAAAAGTCATCGTTCTACTCTCTTTCAGATTCTCAGATGGGTAAAACTCCAGTCAACTACCCAAGATACTTCCTTAGAAGAAGCAATTGAATTTTTGAGTAAGCATCAAGGAAGCCGCAAAGATTGGTTAAAAACAATCATAGTTGAAAACCCAGGTACTGCTGAAGAAAAAACCAGGAATTTACTCAACTTAGATTGGATACCTACGAAGTGGTGGCAATTAATCACCAACCAGAAAAACCGTCATTCTTACCCCACACGAATTAATCGTAAGCATTTTGAGGTTTGTGTTTTTTCACAGGTGATGTGGGAACTGAAATCAGGAGATTTATATGTAGAAGGAAGTGATGCCTTTGCTGATTACCGAAAACAGCAGATTTCTTGGTCTGATTATAAGGCGACAGTTGCTAACTATGGAGAATTAGTCAATTTACCTGTTGAAGGAAAAGCCTTTGTTGTTCATTTAAAAGAGTGGCTTTCTCAGGTAGCATCCCAGACAGATAAATCTTTTCCTAAAAATGAGTTTGTTCGCCTAGAAGATGGCAAACCAATTATTCAAAAAACTAACAAGAAGGTTAACCAGGAAAAAGTAAAATTGATTGAGTCTCTCATCAGAGAACGGCTGCACCCAGTTAACATACTGGATATTCTCACCGATACAGAACTCTGGTTAAACTGGACTCGTTTCTTTCACCCAATTTCAGGATATGAAGCTAAAATCGACCATCCAATTGCTCGTTATCTAACTACCACTTTTTGTTATGGTTGTCATTTAGGAGCTTCTCAAACAGCCCGTTCTTTAGGAGCGTTTGACCATCGACAAGTGGCTTGGGTTAATCAGCGTCATATTACTGAAGAAACCTTAGATAAAGCGATTACTTCAATTATTAACGCTTATAATCGGTTTTCTCTGCCTAAATTTTGGGGAACTGGAAAACGAGCTTCAGCCGATGGGACAAAGTGGGATATTTATGAGCAGAATCTTTTAGCAGAATACCACATTAGGTATGGTGGTTATGGAGGCATTGGTTATTATCATGTTTCTGATACTTATATTGCCTTATTTAGTCATTTTATTCCTTGTGGTGTATGGGAAGCCGTTTATATTCTTGATGGTTTGTTAAATAATCAATCAGAAATTCAACCTGACGTTATTCATGCTGATACTCAAGGTCAAAGTGCGCCTGTATTTGGGTTGGCTTATTTGTTGGGAATCAATTTAATGCCTCGCATTCGCAACTGGCATGATTTAAAGTTGTATCGTCCTACTAAGGAGTCTCGTTACCACCATATTGATGGTCTCTTTTCTGATGTAGTCGATTGGGATTTGATTGAGACTCATTTGCCAGATATGTTACGGGTTGTTCTTTCAATTAAAGCGGGAAAATTTACCGCCTCAACCATTTTACGTAAGTTAGGAACTTATAGCAGACATAATCGACTCTATCAGTCATTCTCTGAGCTAGGGCTAGTGATTCGCACAGGATTTTTGTTGTCATATTTATCTGATGAAAAGTTACGCCTTACCATCCAAGCTGCATTAAATAAGAGTGAATCTTTTAATGGTTTTACCAAATGGGTCAGTTTCGGTGGATCAGGTTTAATTCCTAGTAATAATCGAGATGAACAACGCAAGATGATTAAGTATAACCATTTGGTTTCAAATTGCTTAATTTTCTATAATGTCTTTGAAATGACGAGGATTTTGCAGGAATTAATTGCTGAAGGGTATGCCATTGATGAGGAGATTATGGGGGCGTTAAGTCCATATCTGACTAAACATATCAACCGATTTGGACGCTATAGCCTGGATTTAAATCGCAAACCCCCAGATGTTGATTATGATCTGTCTCTAATTCCCATGGATGTAGATAATTCTTGA
- a CDS encoding tyrosine-type recombinase/integrase, with protein sequence MSTHTTQLPFSAKSTNYSTPPAKRPSTRQREYLRPKEVDAMICAARSIGRHSVRDAAMILLMFRHGLRTAELVALKWSQVDLSEGYIDIRRLKHGHDTVHPLRAPELRALRQLQRDYPDTSYVFVSERKAPLSTRAVRHIIARAGERAGITEPVHPHQLRHACGYYLAAQGHDTRAIQDYLGHKNIHHTVRYTQMSPQRFESFWTD encoded by the coding sequence ATGTCTACCCACACTACTCAACTTCCATTTTCGGCAAAGTCAACTAACTACTCGACTCCACCAGCTAAACGCCCATCTACACGCCAACGAGAATATTTGCGACCGAAAGAAGTTGATGCCATGATCTGTGCGGCTCGTTCTATCGGTCGGCACTCTGTGCGGGATGCAGCGATGATTTTACTCATGTTCCGGCATGGACTTCGTACTGCTGAGTTAGTTGCGCTCAAGTGGTCACAAGTAGATTTGTCAGAGGGTTATATCGACATTCGTCGTCTCAAACATGGGCATGATACTGTTCATCCGTTACGCGCTCCAGAATTAAGAGCCTTGCGTCAATTGCAACGCGATTATCCTGATACTTCCTATGTTTTTGTGTCTGAGCGTAAAGCTCCACTATCAACTAGAGCCGTTCGTCACATTATCGCACGCGCTGGCGAGCGCGCTGGAATCACTGAACCAGTTCATCCCCATCAATTGCGCCATGCTTGTGGCTACTATTTAGCAGCCCAGGGTCATGATACCAGAGCAATTCAAGATTACTTGGGACACAAGAATATTCACCACAC
- a CDS encoding Uma2 family endonuclease produces the protein MHQTDPPRSPKDLFPTMYDLKSEDPEEPGLPDQFHLLQPRLLDETFRLPNYPSDRIFVASDLNLYYDLHHPLWYKRPDWFAVLGVPRLYEQRDLRLSYVVWQEGVNPYIVVELLSPGTEREDLGQALRDVEQPPGKWEVYEQILRIPYYAVFDRYKYEFRMFKLDGGHYAEVALSDSRFWIPELQLGLGVWQGNYQDIEQPWLRWYDGTGNWVLTPAEEERQRAEEERQRTEQEQRRVERLIAQLRSLGVEPDLD, from the coding sequence ATGCATCAAACTGACCCGCCACGTTCCCCAAAAGACCTATTCCCGACCATGTATGATCTCAAGAGTGAAGATCCAGAGGAGCCTGGTTTGCCTGATCAATTTCATTTGTTGCAACCGCGTCTCTTGGATGAAACCTTTCGTCTGCCGAATTATCCTAGCGATCGCATTTTTGTTGCCAGTGATTTGAATCTTTATTATGACTTGCATCATCCACTCTGGTATAAACGCCCGGATTGGTTTGCTGTTTTGGGTGTTCCCCGACTCTACGAACAACGGGACTTACGCTTAAGCTATGTGGTTTGGCAAGAGGGAGTTAATCCTTATATTGTGGTTGAATTGCTATCTCCCGGTACTGAAAGGGAAGACTTAGGGCAAGCATTGCGAGATGTTGAGCAACCACCAGGAAAATGGGAAGTGTATGAGCAGATTTTGCGGATTCCCTATTACGCTGTTTTTGACCGCTACAAGTATGAGTTTAGGATGTTTAAGTTAGATGGCGGGCATTATGCTGAGGTGGCACTGTCAGATTCCCGCTTCTGGATACCAGAATTACAATTAGGCTTGGGTGTGTGGCAGGGAAATTATCAAGATATTGAGCAGCCTTGGTTACGTTGGTACGATGGCACAGGTAACTGGGTGTTGACACCTGCCGAAGAGGAAAGACAACGGGCTGAAGAGGAAAGACAACGGACAGAACAGGAACAACGGCGGGTAGAAAGATTAATTGCACAATTGCGATCGCTTGGCGTTGAACCTGATTTAGATTAG
- a CDS encoding DUF6679 family protein, with protein MLHRKIYQLCCDGREVCVFLRDQQRWIERARIIDIEGDLVTLRYETDEEDEVCSWEEMVRLESIGAVTQKLASVPRGNVEPLTTEDCPESERIRNHYTDSNPD; from the coding sequence ATGCTACACCGCAAGATTTATCAACTGTGTTGCGACGGGCGGGAGGTATGTGTTTTCTTGCGGGACCAGCAACGCTGGATCGAGCGTGCCCGCATCATCGATATAGAGGGGGATTTAGTGACCCTGCGCTATGAAACAGATGAAGAGGACGAGGTTTGTTCTTGGGAGGAAATGGTTCGCCTCGAAAGTATTGGTGCTGTAACGCAAAAATTAGCTTCAGTGCCACGCGGTAATGTCGAACCTCTAACGACTGAAGATTGTCCTGAATCCGAGCGGATCCGCAACCATTACACTGACTCGAATCCAGATTGA